taagtccgtgggtacccgggtaccctgtcggtaacgtaagggtgttttttttgtcggtaacaaaagggttaatgaATGTCATAAAACTTAGAAGGCAAGCCGTTGTTGACTTTATTTTGAAGGACTACAAGGTTCTCGCATAATTATAATCATCTAGTATTTATGCAATGGTTAAATTGCGGATCAGTTTAGCAACTTGTCACAACACAACGTTATCAATAGATACACGCAACATCATCAATGAACTTCGCCATTTATTACGCGTGTGTGTGGTGAGCAATTTATTGGATGCGATAGGGCGACGTGGTTGCATAATACTGAAACAATGACTCTCACGGGATAATCGATTATTAAGCATGTGGCTATTCAAAAAATGATATCAACTGGGTAGTGCAGACCCCCGATATTTAACGGAAGCTTAGTCTACATATACACCTATCAGATCAATCATGGTTAATGGTATATTTTCCGGGTATTGATCAACCAACATAGACTTTAATTACAATGTTTGAAGACTTTAAACTAGATGTGCATATGCACGACATGTGAGAGATTTAATTCGAAAAGTTGTTGAAGGATAGTACTTTTCTTTGATGGGATACCTACGAATCAtcgattgaaaaaaatgttatttaattgagaggatcttcttcttcttcaatgacggTGGTTCTGTGTTTCAATGGCacaacattccaactggaactgtatcttgtgtggcttgtacaatggatacactatgcccaggaagtcgagaaagtTGTCAACCTGATAagatcctagaccggaccgagaatggagcttgccatctccggattggcaatcctacataTAGAGACACCACGGAGCTTTTTACGCTGATTGATTATCTTTGAAAAGTAGAAATTATATCGCtaatgttgaacttaatcttcttatatacataaaaatgaatttctgtctgtctgaaccttatagactcggaatcTACTGAACAGATCAGCGTGAATTTTtggatgcagaggtttttggggccggggaaggttcttaagatggttcgaaacccctcccgctttggaaaggggggctgcCATACGAatcaaacaccaatttcttcataactcgagatctaatcagagaataaatcaattttagacgaaacgaAGTTAGTCGAGTCTGCTAGTTTAAAATAAACAAGTAGATAACCAAAACCTAACCAGAATACTTACCTATAAAAAAGGAATTATTCGTTGTATTTGTTTTACCGTGAAACGATTAcctaaattaattttaattggaagttggaactattttatggatggTAGCTTTGGCGAAGATTGTCAATTTTTGAGTAACTGAATTTAATCAAGATCCAattggggggtcccgtagcgtagttggctacacgttcgccttacaagcgaatggtcatgggttcgattcccagcccctccaccaaaccctcgtcagtcgtcgGATGCGCAGCTTaaacggtggcgtattggggagcgcccttaccgttacgactgtctgatgacgactgacaacttgtttttctcggaggaattcctccaacgtacccggataaatggcaatcgaacaatgcgcaacgatcattggatacacaacacggacaaatggacacaatggactcacgatgaaatggactggcaacgacaacaataatggtaatggaaaaatctaaaaatagattctgtgtggattctgtttcTGTACagcagtagcggttaagtaattcagagtgcctatcaaataaagaaaggaataaaaaaaaaataaaatcaagatCCAATCCAATTGAACttgctattattttcaatcTAAATAAATTCAAACTGCGCTAGCTTGTTAAATTTTAGTTTTCTTTGGAGGTGGAAGctgtattttttatatttttgaattttcggtACATTCTGCGGTGTTTATCGTTACTGAGAAATATGCAGCTTATCGACAACTGTCTAAAATTTTGGTACTTACAAGTTTATGAGAACGAGACTCGAATCAgaagttttaaatattttccaccGATGATGCTATCCACTATGAGCAACAATTGAAATAGCAGGTTGGTATCACCAAACTCTTGAAACCACAACCAAATCAACCAGATGCTCGGTGCGTTATTACTCAGCTCTCGCAGATATCCATCCACACCCCCTAATTAACCTATAAATTCCGAAACTCTTCGACAAGCCCAACACAAGCAGTTAATCATTCAGTCAACGAGCGCGGGCGGCAGGAAAAAAGCAAACAAACGAAACACATTCTCCTGCTAAATCGCGTACTTGCCCTTTCGTTTGGGCTGCGAAAGCGCGCGCTTGGCGATGATGATTTTGAAATGGAACTCGTGCCAGCATTTCGCCGCAGTCCGCCCTCGGAGAAATGCGCTCGCGCGCGCGCGCCTTTGCCACCGCACGTGAGCCTCTCTGCCCAGCAGCAGCGCTAGAACGAAATGATATAATTACTGAACACGCTTGTTTGCCAACTATCGACACATCAACAACTTCCATCGTTTTGTGGTCGTCATGCCCAAAGCCCATCAGGCGCATCAtcgtgcgaaattaaatgctTTCGTTTGCTGATCCAATGCATGACTGGCCGCGGAAGGCCAGCTCCTAACTAACTATAAAACCGACTATGCCGCGCCGGCCAGTTATCAGTCATCAGCCACCACCGTTCGGATTCAGTGCACTTCGAAGCACCACACTTCTTGTTTGTTTATCCCACGCAAATTTGTTGAACGAGCTCAATCATGAAGGTAAATCCACTCAATTCTCAATTACAGAAAAAATTACACTAATTACACGGAGATACGCTTTCCGTTCTTTCCCTCCACCCCCGCAGGCGTTCATTGTGGTACTGCTAGCGATGGCCATTGCTTTGGTGGCTGTTTCCCGGCAGCGGACCTCCCGAGTGGGTCGTCCGCCGAGCTGGAAAGGGCAAACCGGGTGGCCCGGAGCAGCGCGTGGGATGACGACCACCATCACGAGGTCAAGGAGATCGTCATTCACAAGACGAAGACAGTTCCCGTTCCGTATCCGGTCGAGAAGAAGGTCCCGGTTATTGTGGAGAAGAAGGTCCCCGTTATCATCACCAAGACGATACCGGTATCGATTAAAATTAAGCGCGTCAAGCATAAGCACTAGGCTGCACGACTGATCTAGGGTAAaactaataaaaacaaaaatgtagcTACAAACCTTAGTGTTTTTTACTATCATAAAATGTATTTGTCGAAAACTAATTTCGAAGGACAGCTGGTGTAGAGGGAGGTCCTCCAGCATCGGGCATATCCCAATACCGGACTCTTCTAGAAGTGAACCCATCATGTCATGTAGTATAAAAGAAAGCTTTTTAAATGTCCTTTCTCTGCGTAACCAGGACCatatgttgcatttttttttctcatgaattttttaagattgaaaaaaatgctTGTCATTTATCTGTTGGAtatttaatcactgcgaccgtTGCACACTGgggaaatttgatttcaaaggtgaaaaaaattgataactttctttacgaaaaacttacagaagagatcaagggcttattcgaaagtgaattttgcaaggaattcagtgagtgctgcttcatggacgtggaacacttctgtatgtagctattgagctcgttttgcctcAATCAATTTCCCACATATCATAGTTTtcatactttttttttgtttgtgttgTCAAATTGACGGCTGGGACCAATGTGGTTTTCAtacttttataattttatctttaagacattgttctaaaattgtgtttatctcttcattGTGGACTACAGAaggacacttaatatattttgcTGGTTAAAATTGGACATTTAATGTaatttggggtcaaataagcataacagtgcattttatgtgcaattttcatgtattctgtaaaaataataatacccaaGTAAACATTATTACTGTTAGATCATTTAGGGTCATTGTACGGCTATTTAAAAAACTTATGAGTATTAAAGTATAGTACTATATGGCCGATTTGGCAAAATATACAGCTTATTGATAACTTGGGTATTTACAGATAattgcattggcgtaactacaggggggctagggggggctatagccccacctaggatctggctagccccccctagaaaatttgtAACTTTGTATAATATCATCACATATCTAGTCCACTGATTATATACACGGGTAAATGCAGAGAAaggattgtcttcattatccaatccctctcttcgaaacactacaacaagttgaatctattcgctcaagcttttgaacttcgagcatttgttataaggcttgctcacgacaaaatctggacccctcaaaacacgttataacttatgaaataccaaaggaaatacctcatcaactattgaattaaaaaatatattatttattagtattacaagtacttaatggataatggacaattccttgagattttcaagtttttccagggttttgtgagtaattgttatctaaatcgagcgtatgatcttaaccttcctaatTAATACCAATCCTAAAAGCTGCAGCGCATTATTATCACTGTAGGCTTCGGGGGAAAGGTGCATTAAAACTTTGAGATTTCAAGTAGGGGAAGTgtgccggttttggccaccttagtgcctaatttggccaaccctgcaaaatgcatattttccgaaAACTATCGATCAGTTTCAATAGTGAAGAAGCataagggatatatctcctgtaacggctaataaaaccctcggaAATTGCTGTATTTTTGGAGTTACGCGAGAAACTGGCCacattaggaacatggccaaaactggtacagttaccctagaGGTAACAAAAAGttgaataagaaagaactttgtattctatcggatggattttagaaactctgcatactatttaattctctaaactctctgcagcaatgaaaccagtgaaaatgtctcagtaGGCGTGAAACATACCTACTGAGAGAAAGTATGTGTTAAATGTTCCTATCTGTTATCAAATGCTCCTATAAGTTAATTTGTTGCAATTTTCtttaactaaattgaaaattaacgaccaataagttgtattgggatgtaaaactgatttttaaaccatcctagaagttattctaacagaaaagaaaggttagtttgttgtagtcagatcgccgtttgaaagctcgtaggaattgtcaggccactgaattgaaagctggcgaaaagagtttgaattattaatatttaatttataatgtattctaggttcgaagcaaataaaaaaaatcctttgaaaatcagGAATCAGGTGCTTCACATTCTATTTACGGCGAGCGCAACACCTGTGGTTTTTTGAACCTATCTAGAATTTTGAATCCTACGAGATTTCTAGATTATTGAAACAGGGCTgagcgtcgatgaacatcatttgaaatattcAAGTCGTCCATTGATATCTGGTAGACCAACAATAATACATCAGTTGATTcgagcaaaaatggtaaactttctgTCTTATTTGTTGTAAATTAGAAAAGTTGTAAAAAAatgttagccccccctagaattttacattagttacgccaatggataATTGATGATATTATTGTCTTAAAATGTTAAACTGATATTGATATTGTACCGCTCATGAATAAATCTAGTCATTCGCTTATTTATAATCGCAACGAAAACTGAGCACCAGAAAAAAACACCTTAgaaaacatacctccagaaaaaaaaaacttcgatatttttgaaaattttgtcgccacgtggtggattgtggcaatgaatgtttttatagcacgtgctatttgtactgcgaaTATATTTTCCatatctatgagagccttggaaaattatcACAAAAGTATATCCACATTTTacattaaaaattgatttttaagggattttgggccAAAAAgggaatctaacaatttcgcatatgccagTTCTTTTACAGGTTTtgatagattcttatacagaattgttagaaaatctgatAAACGCTGGTTGGGTTTCACATTGTGTTTCacctaataaacaaaaaaaacaaaacacttgcgaaacgatttacttcattagttaTTGTTCCGAAAAGATATGTCCTTGTGTACCCCTCGGTTGAAAATGATCCAACGTCACTATTGACaacttttttattcctttccttATTTGGTAGGTACTCTGTGTTGCTTaacccagagtctattatatatagaccCCATAATAAATCCTCCTGACTTTCCCCGGACTAAATCGGTTCTCGTCGTTTAGGGTTGACCGATGTTGGTTCCGACGAATTTATAAATTGTTTCACCGAGCCTAATGGGATTTTGACAGGGAGCTAGCCGACGCGACGCCAAACAAAATCGGACTTGCAGCGACCAAATGGAATGACTAGTGGGTCAATTTCGTTTTCAATTATCTATGACGAAATCAGAGAAAATATGGTGATTAATAATGGCGATTAATTATTAAATTACATCATAGAGCGAATCAGACTAAATCTACAGATTCATCAGTGTGGAGAGAGATCTGGCAGCTCTGCTAGCCATCAGGTGTTTGTATCACGAggtttaaaataaattgtaataATTATTAGTGTAAACGGTAGCAAATATTATAAATAGATTGTGTAACAAGTTTTTTGTGTCAAACATATTGGTGTCGAAGTGAATTTCGTTTGGAATATGGATTGCTGAGAAAAGAAACCTAAATCTAAAATAACCTCAAtgccaaagaaaaaaaaaagtcgaaGCGAAGAGTTGTGCTAGTGTGGGTGCCTTTACAGTGTAGAAGCTTTTGGATGTTTTTCTTTGCCGTAAAGCTTCTTAGTTGCCAGATTTATTGAATGGATTACCAGAATATCGGTGAGGATGTTCCATATTTActattaatatttattatcttACAGCTTTTATGTAGTATTCCGATtaacccaatttttttttcacattttaaaCAAATCGTACCAAAATGCATAATAGTGTGaaatgatttttatattttgttcaatAGTTAACTTAATGTTTCTTAGGAACACTGCAAGTCGTTGTCGTTGGAACAGTCGTTGCACAAAACTTCGTTAATAGTTTCTCATCGTTTCGTTAAAAGTTTGTTAAGAATTTGTGCTTCTGATTCTTGCCACCAGATGTCTTCGTCATTGATGTTTACGGTGTTAGCTTTTGGCAAAGCTTCTGCTTCTGTCCTGCTGATTTTGTATGTTTTGGTTTGTAtatatgcagaaattttttcagaaaaaaatatgataaataaaTGGACGATTGCTAATTAGGATGGAGCGTATGGTGTTGGATTTGAAGGATATTTGGGGATAGTTCTTTGATATTTACGGAATCTTTCGAAGGGGATTTGGTAGGAGTGAATTTAATGTGCAATGTGGCAATGTTTGGAACTGTATGGATGATACAAAGGACACTCAGGAACGGTGTTCGCTCAATATATTTTGGACACCTTGTAGAGATCAGTacaataatatgaaaaaaaaaattagaataacAATATACAAATTAAGATTATTCTTAGTTATTAGTTAATTGAAATGGAAAACAATGAAAAAGCGTGACAGGcgcgaaaagaaaaaaaattataattctgTCTATATTATTATGTTTGCGAAATTATTAGAGTGTTACTCCAAAAGAGAGAGAGAGCCCAGAAAAAAGGTATTTGAGCGGAGCGAGAAATTCGCTTCACAGCATCATAGAGGTAGAAGAAGGTAGCTCAGTTTTGTGACAATAGTTATGGAGAACGGATGTGAAaagtgtaaaataaaaaaaaagaattggaaaaaaaatataaaatatactgCTTCTCCTAAATGGTGTTTTAGTGTTGTTTGTGAAGAAAAGAATATGAAATCCGACACCTCACGTCGGATCGAAAAGGATCCCtggtttgaattttgtattttgaGGGTTAAATATTTCGGAGGTGTCGTCATTGTTCTTATCGAGATCTAATCATTGCGCGGTTCGAAATGTGGCCATTCTCTCCCTCATACTCCTAGCTCGCACTTTTTGTATAGAGTATCTGCACCCCGGAAAAGGTGTATCACTGGCGCTATTTTCCGTACGATATGGTTGTATTTTGGAGTCACGGTTTAATAAATgctattttcaatttctcaTATTCTAATTTATTTTCACATGTTTGCCTTTTATCAtcttttcatgttttcatatttttataactttataatttaatgtttttatattatcataattttatattttttttacttccacatttttatgtattttcataacttcaTATTTCCTATGGGAACGAGGACAAGTTTCAACGAGATTCACaaggaaaaatcaaattaatatgCTGAtaaaaatctgtatttttaattttatattttcatatttttattatttatagtgttatttatttatttttcaaatatattttcatattatcaCGTTCTCATTTTATCATCTATCTCATTTCCTATGCTCATATTTttctatttcatatttttatattcacATTCtatcatgttttcatattttcgttTCTTAATgagttcatattttcatatatttatattttcatatatttatttttcctgatcctgacccaacgaataccttcccaatatccaactccgtggtactttatgagggtgtcgctgagtggagagcctctctttaagtatcacatcaacatttccttcccaTCCCCTAGTTGTGGTACAGATGGGCGTAGtacggagtagtaatcctcacgcttttgtaatttttgtcttagattgaaatcaaggactacacctaccttgatttctgatagcaatctggacacTATTTTCAAAAGAACAAGAGTTTCGCTccactttcatttttttttaatttggaattaaaatatttttttattttcgtataaTTATTCTCTCACTTTTCCATATTTATATGTTTTATATTTACTTAATTTCATAATGTATTATTTTTATACCctcatattttaaattttgcaatttttgtatcctcatatattttttttatttttatgctttCATAATTTCATAATGTTGTATTGTATGCTGCCATACACTGTTGATAAGgaactatattttttaattatatattttatttatatatttttcaaatatgtattcaTATTATCACGTTCTCATTTCATCATGTATTCAAAGGAAAGATAACATTTCCAATACATAgaagaaacatatttattttaataattttcacaatatatttttattgacaCACGGTGATCTGGTGAGCGTAATTTCTTGAAGCTGAGATCCTTCGGTCAGGGACACtgaactattttttaaataatgtaatcCCAATCAAAGCATTAATTAAAACATTAATATTTCCTTTTCAGCTGAAACAAGTGTTGCTGGTGAAGCTTATTTCACACCAAGGATCAATTTGCT
This region of Armigeres subalbatus isolate Guangzhou_Male unplaced genomic scaffold, GZ_Asu_2 Contig1111, whole genome shotgun sequence genomic DNA includes:
- the LOC134202249 gene encoding uncharacterized protein LOC134202249 — protein: MPRRPVISHQPPPFGFSALRSTTLLVCLSHANLLNELNHEGVHCGTASDGHCFGGCFPAADLPSGSSAELERANRVARSSAWDDDHHHEVKEIVIHKTKTVPVPYPVEKKVPVIVEKKVPVIITKTIPVSIKIKRVKHKH